From a region of the Candida albicans SC5314 chromosome 1, complete sequence genome:
- the HAP43 gene encoding Hap43p (CCAAT-binding factor-dependent transcription factor; repressor; also called CAP2; required for low iron response; similar to bZIP transcription factor AP-1; repressed by Sfu1; ciclopirox olamine induced; rat catheter, Spider biofilm induced): MPAKGPNIIPKQAPSPIAIAGSPPSSSASTPRSAASPPVSVNTKYSPNTNSNTIMPRQVMSIQTSKEWVLPPRPKPGRKPSVDTPASKRKAQNRAAQRAFRERRATRVQELEQKLMEVEKERDIKEMALVNTINKLKVENQFLVKNLEQLKGEMNQMKQSFSRSQQQLISKSSPAASTASAQQIKPTFSFASNSAPSSHPSPSHHNSISPTGSSYSVQQISPAPSTDSPPNSYNLSNDSYRQFHSTLTPISNNNTPDKPLSAADVANFDCGVCPKEECLCESVGLKEPTKDKTENAKKKLQDQVNSFKPMPAVSLSRKRKIKSTDEEQEIDFTKQFSVKAKPMPDLKKLKKTTFSQPQTETASTFNEDSPVDNCGFCSDDTPCVCREAAKEAAKLNEYLNNPHQSSIMEEEISEEAKTLPPLQTNNPNHNFSKSALPVMHPGPTVEIREFTNINAVPNVLPASKNENEKEESTKDTSSDGGCTGNPGTCRQCQMDPMSTLFCTTVASRSTKSDSVSSTRQSISRTNSKTSISIDSLNNPQSPIPPPLLANNKTGGSNAPTPTPAPSTPSHSSSVSSNSGIFIPCADAYKTLSRHKKFNSVDFTTLVGKLTTRGMQVEVQSVANVLRELDRRAYN; encoded by the coding sequence ATGCCCGCAAAAGGTCCTAATATTATACCAAAACAGGCACCGTCTCCCATTGCAATAGCAGGATCACCACCTTCATCATCTGcatcaacaccaagaagtgCAGCCAGTCCACCAGTCAGTGTGAATACAAAATACTCTCCCAACACAAACAGCAATACGATAATGCCACGTCAAGTGATGTCGATCCAAACTTCAAAAGAATGGGTTCTTCCACCAAGACCAAAACCTGGAAGAAAACCAAGTGTTGATACTCCAGCGTCGAAAAGAAAAGCTCAAAATAGAGCTGCACAGAGAGCCTTTAGAGAGAGAAGAGCAACCAGAGTACAAGAATTGGAACAAAAACTAATGGAAGTGGAAAAGGAAAGGGACATAAAGGAAATGGCATTAGTCAACactataaataaattaaaggTGGAGAACCAGTTTTTGGTTAAAAACTTGGAACAGTTAAAAGGTGAGATGAACCAAATGAAACAATCCTTTTCTCGTTCACAACAACAGCTAATATCGAAGTCATCGCCTGCAGCTTCTACAGCTTCTGCACAACAGATCAAACCCACCTTTTCATTTGCAAGTAACCTGGCACCAAGCAGTCATCCTTCTCCATCCCATCACAATAGTATATCGCCAACCGGGTCCTCATACTCTGTTCAACAAATTTCTCCAGCACCATCTACTGATCTGCCACCAAATTCTTACAACTTAAGCAATGATTCATACAGACAATTTCATTCAACTTTGACTCCTatttccaacaacaacacccCAGATAAACCTTTAAGCGCCGCTGATGTAGCTAACTTTGATTGTGGTGTGTGTCCAAAAGAAGAGTGCCTTTGTGAATCTGTGGGGTTAAAGGAGCCCACAAAAGACAAAACAGAAAACGCTAAGAAGAAACTTCAGGATCAAgttaattcttttaaacCAATGCCAGCAGTTTCTTTATCCAGAAAAcgcaaaatcaaatcaactgatgaagaacaagaaatagATTTCACGAAACAATTTAGTGTGAAAGCAAAACCAATGCCTgacttgaaaaaattgaaaaagacaACTTTTTCTCAACCCCAAACTGAAACTGCATCTACTTTTAATGAGGATTCTCCAGTTGACAATTGTGGATTTTGTTCTGATGACACTCCATGTGTATGTCGTGAAGCTGCTAAAGAAGCagcaaaattgaatgagTACTTGAACAACCCTCAccaatcatcaataatggAAGAAGAGATACTGGAAGAAGCCAAGACACTACCACCTTTACAAACCAACAACCCAAACCACAATTTCAGTAAGTCTGCTCTACCGGTAATGCATCCTGGGCCAACTGTGGAAATTCGTGAATTCACAAATATAAATGCTGTACCAAATGTATTGCCAGCTTCCaagaatgaaaatgaaaaagaggAACTGACCAAGGATACTTCTTCTGATGGTGGCTGTACCGGTAATCCAGGAACATGTCGTCAATGTCAAATGGACCCAATGTCTACATTATTTTGTACTACTGTTGCCAGTCGAAGTACAAAATCAGATTCCGTTTCTTCAACAAGACAATCAATATCAAGAACAAACTCTAAAACATCAATATCGATTGATTCTTTGAATAACCCTCAAAGTCCAATACCTCCTCCATTATTAGCAAACAATAAAACTGGTGGCTCCAATgcaccaacaccaacaccagCACCTTCAACACCATCCCACTCTTCGTCGGTTCTGAGCAATAGTGGTATTTTCATTCCATGTGCAGATGCTTATAAGACTTTGTCTCGTCATAAAAAGTTCAACTCTGTTGATTTCACGACTTTAGTTGGTAAATTAACAACAAGAGGAATGCAAGTTGAGGTACAATCAGTAGCCAACGTGTTACGAGAATTAGATAGAAGAGCATATAATTAG
- the TIM50 gene encoding protein translocase subunit (Predicted component of the Translocase of the Inner Mitochondrial membrane (TIM23 complex); involved in mitochondrial protein import; Spider biofilm repressed), whose amino-acid sequence MFRTQSRYLVRSILANHCVLPSTRMAVSPILNQSIKFYSSKDNATDKSQEKEQPKSILNDDMLARAGFEDVDPKEETSNSEEQATKQTGRKRKRAQTSKDLQRERYANMFYLSALIFGVAGVGYMSRDWDSEKEQEEMDGKNVENGYTPKLMYERLSKRLGSLFTFFSEPAFENLLPPPPPEQYRRPLTLVVTLDDFLIHSNWDTQHGWRTGKRPGLDYFLGYLSQYYEIVVFSSNSQIYSDKTVNKLDPYHAYISYALFREACRYKDGKLIKDLSLLNRDLGKTVMIDVDEDSAALQPENSIIVKKWEGQPDEYLISLIPFLEYLATQPVKDVRPILNSYKDKSNIVAEFAERENKLREQWRKDHGGNNGKPNAGNFIAKLLGIPVPEPKMPLDIIREHGQLQYEHFQKYLQENAHKFLEEEQKLKDEFGKVTLNKLITEGAPNAEEIAKVQQQRALEEAQKQQEGHK is encoded by the coding sequence ATGTTCAGAACTCAATCCAGATATTTGGTGAGATCTATTTTGGCTAATCATTGTGTATTGCCAAGCACACGTATGGCAGTTTCTCCAATACTTAACCAATCGATCAAGTTCTATTCATCCAAAGACAATGCCACCGACAAGAGTCAGGAAAAAGAACAACCTAAATCTATTTTAAACGACGACATGTTAGCTAGAGCAGGGTTTGAAGATGTTGATCCTAAAGAGGAAACCAGCAATAGTGAAGAACAAGCTACTAAACAAACAGGACgtaaaagaaagagagcTCAAACTTCTAAAGACTTGCAACGTGAAAGATATGCCAATATGTTTTATTTATCTGCTTTAATATTTGGTGTAGCAGGGGTTGGATACATGAGTAGAGACTGGGATTCGGAAAAGGAACAAGAAGAGATGGATGGTAAGAACGTGGAGAATGGTTATACCCCAAAATTAATGTATGAAAGATTGAGTAAAAGATTGGGATCATTGTTCACATTTTTCTCAGAACCAGCATTTGAAAACTTATTGCCACCACCGCCACCAGAGCAATACCGTCGTCCATTAACTTTAGTTGTTACTTTGGACGACTTTTTGATTCATTCCAACTGGGATACCCAACATGGATGGAGAACTGGTAAAAGACCAGGTTTGGATTATTTCTTGGGTTATTTGTCTCAATATTATGAAATTGTcgttttttcttcaaaccTGCAAATCTACTCCGATAAAACTGTCAATAAATTAGATCCGTACCATGCATACATTTCCTATGCATTGTTTAGAGAAGCTTGCCGTTACAAAGATGGtaaattgatcaaagaCTTGTCATTATTGAACCGTGATTTGGGTAAAACTGTTATGATTGATGTTGACGAAGATTCTGCTGCTTTGCAACCtgaaaattcaattattgttaaGAAATGGGAAGGCCAACCTGatgaatatttaatttcattgattcCATTCTTGGAATACTTGGCTACACAACCAGTCAAAGATGTTAGACCAATCTTGAATTCATACAAGGATAAATCCAATATTGTCGCCGAATTCGCAGAACGTGAGAACAAATTGAGAGAACAATGGAGAAAAGATCACGGTGGAAATAATGGGAAACCAAATGCCGGTAATTTCATTGCTAAATTGTTAGGTATTCCAGTTCCAGAACCAAAAATGCCATTGGATATTATTAGGGAACACGGTCAATTGCAATACGAACATTTCCAGAAATACTTGCAAGAAAATGCCCACAAATTcttagaagaagaacagaaattgaaagatgAATTTGGTAAAGTTactttgaataaattgattactGAAGGTGCTCCTAATGCTGAAGAAATTGCCAAAgtgcaacaacaaagagCATTAGAGGAAGCTCAAAAGCAACAAGAGGGTCACAAATAA
- the FGR39 gene encoding Fgr39p (Protein lacking an ortholog in S. cerevisiae; transposon mutation affects filamentous growth), translating to MFRVTSRAALPCLRILSQLNVLSPVRSFKLPSIFSAVKRANEIDERFTKLAERPVDYKVMEIIKQIDTEPELLFQLGFFFYECKRIGITQDLVNNRKRGVLYWPIFLGNLIPLNRAFWETMHLMNKAQHSHRLNPFKINEIGLLDPKNFPPDFYKQLLTGKYNGIDFRDTKAFSMSRPQWEESKDTV from the coding sequence ATGTTTAGAGTCACATCTCGAGCAGCACTACCTTGTTTAAGGATTTTATCACAATTAAATGTTTTGTCACCAGTTAGATCATTCAAGTTACCCAGTATATTTAGTGCTGTGAAGAGAGCAAATGAAATAGATGAAAGGTTCACAAAGTTAGCTGAACGTCCTGTGGACTATAAAGTTATGGaaattataaaacaaatCGATACAGAACCAGAattattgtttcaattgggatttttcttttatgaGTGTAAACGAATTGGAATCACTCAAGATCTTGTAAATAATAGGAAACGTGGGGTTTTGTATTGGCCGATATTCTTGGGTAATTTAATACCGTTGAATCGAGCATTTTGGGAAACAATGCATCTAATGAATAAGGCCCAACATTCTCATAGACTTAATCCATTTAAAATAAACGAGATTGGTTTGTTGGATCCTAAAAATTTTCCACCTGATTTTTACAAGCAATTGTTGACTGGGAAATATAATGGAATAGATTTTCGTGATACTAAGGCTTTTTCAATGTCAAGACCTCAATGGGAGGAATCAAAAGATACTGTGTAA
- the CHO1 gene encoding CDP-diacylglycerol-serine O-phosphatidyltransferase (Putative phosphatidylserine synthase; ortholog of S. cerevisiae CHO1; transposon mutation affects filamentous growth; regulated by Nrg1, Tup1) codes for MSDSSATGFSKHQESAIVSDSEGDAIDSELHMSANPPLLRRSSSLFSLSSKDDLPKPDSKEYLKFIDDNRHFSMIRNLHMADFITLLNGFSGFYSIISCLRYTLTGQTHYVQRAHFFILLGLFFDFFDGRVARLRNKSSLMGQELDSLADLVSFGVSPATIAFAIGFRTTVDVLFLAFWVLCGLTRLARFNISVNNIPKDKHGKSQYFEGLPIPTNLFWVGFMALLVYKDWIHDNLPFGIVFQDTSFEFHLVTIGFVLQGCAEISKSLKIPKP; via the coding sequence ATGTCAGACTCATCAGCTACCGGGTTCTCCAAGCACCAAGAGTCAGCAATTGTATCAGATTCAGAAGGAGATGCAATTGATTCCGAATTGCACATGAGTGCCAACCCACCTTTATTGAGAAgatcatcttcattattcTCCTTATCCTCGAAAGATGACTTGCCAAAGCCCGATTCCAaagaatatttgaaattcatTGACGATAATAGACATTTCAGTATGATTAGAAACTTGCACATGGCCGACTTTATCACTTTATTAAATGGGTTTAGTGGGTTTTATTCTATTATTTCATGTTTAAGATACACTTTAACTGGACAAACTCATTACGTACAAAGAGCACATTTTTTCATATTGTTGGGGTTATTTTTCGATTTTTTTGATGGTAGAGTTGCAAGATTAAgaaataaatcatcattaatgGGACAAGAGTTAGATTCATTAGCTGATTTGGTATCATTTGGGGTATCTCCAGCAACAATTGCCTTTGCTATTGGATTCAGAACAACTGTTGATGTGTTATTTTTGGCCTTTTGGGTTTTATGTGGATTAACAAGATTGGCTAGATTTAATATCTCCGTCAATAACATTCCTAAAGATAAACACGGTAAATCACAATATTTTGAGGGATTGCCAATTCCaacaaatttgttttggGTCGGATTCATGGCTTTATTGGTGTACAAAGATTGGATTCATGACAACTTACCATTTGGAATAGTTTTCCAAGATACTCTGTTTGAATTCCATTTGGTCACAATAGGATTTGTTTTACAAGGGTGTGCTGAAATCTCAAAATCTTTAAAAATTCCTAAACCATAG
- a CDS encoding microtubule-binding protein (Microtubule-binding protein of the cortical microtubule; delays exit from mitosis when the spindle is abnormally oriented; Spider biofilm repressed): MVVGESRAELLNWLNSTLGLNYTKIEQCGSGAAFCQLMDTIVGDVPLSKVKFNAKTEYEFRHNYKILQHVFVKNSITKTIDVEKLIRCKLQDNLELLQWIKRYASSNNVPMKTTVARQPPKQTTKPTTSSPGSSPINAGPSAAPLISKPRERKSNTPIGSRKTSSNGPINLTPTAVRSTNIAASKNNNRSGNGTIVNNGHVGAVSASEPEAVDAAAVGAAAAAAAPIDSGATSSIPEDFAIYSQHVESERDFYFNKLRAIEILVQHAKEMEGLSGDVLQFANEIEKIMYEEYVEDDEF, from the coding sequence ATGGTAGTTGGTGAATCAAGGGCAGAATTGCTCAACTGGTTAAACAGTACTTTGGGTTTAAATTACACGAAGATTGAACAATGCGGATCTGGTGCAGCATTTTGTCAATTGATGGATACTATCGTGGGTGATGTCCCCTTGAGCAAAGTCAAATTCAATGCCAAAACTGAATATGAGTTTCGTcataattataaaattcTACAACATGTATTTGTCAAAAATAGTATCACCAAGACGattgatgttgaaaaattgatacGTTGCAAGCTTCAGGATAATCTAGAGTTGTTACAATGGATCAAGCGATATGCGTCCAGTAATAATGTCCCCATGAAAACAACTGTTGCCAGACAGCCTCccaaacaaacaacaaaacccACCACTAGTTCTCCTGGTTCATCTCCCATCAATGCTGGTCCTAGCGCCGCTCCTCTTATTTCAAAACCtagagaaagaaaatcaaacacACCTATTGGATCAAGAAAAACTTCGTCCAATGGTCCAATAAATCTAACACCAACAGCAGTGCGTTCAACCAATATTGCTGCCtctaaaaataataaccGTTCCGGTAATGGTACAATCGTAAATAATGGGCATGTTGGGGCAGTCTCTGCAAGTGAACCAGAGGCAGTTgatgctgctgctgttggtgctgctgctgctgctgctgcacCTATAGATAGTGGTGCCACATCCTCAATCCCAGAAGATTTTGCTATTTATTCTCAACATGTCGAGTCAGAAAGagatttttatttcaacaaattaagagcaattgaaatattagTCCAACATGCTAAAGAAATGGAAGGATTAAGTGGGGATGTATTGCAATTTgctaatgaaattgaaaagattaTGTATGAAGAGTATgtagaagatgatgaattttaa
- a CDS encoding uncharacterized protein (Putative adhesin-like protein) — protein sequence MCGANNTSSQTSTSTSTSTKPNQCCGSSCKCGSSCSCASCNTTKL from the coding sequence ATGTGTGGTGCCAATAATACTTCAAGTCaaacttcaacttcaacttctacatcaaccaaaccaaatcaaTGTTGTGGAAGCTCATGTAAATGTGGGTCTTCTTGCTCGTGTGCTTCATGTAATACTACCAAATTATAA
- a CDS encoding uncharacterized protein (Cell wall protein; induced in core stress response and core caspofungin response; iron-regulated; amphotericin B, ketoconazole, and hypoxia induced; regulated by Cyr1, Ssn6; induced in oralpharyngeal candidasis; Spider biofilm repressed): MPVQQRDLFSDINNIISAGVGVANTVASVGENVFVTLTSDAAGNWHKATSGVVVEFNTLTSKGAQEFHVVTSLADGKFSTVTKGVVSNWGEFTSEIESKKDSLTAAAAAASESAASTTGTETASTDSASGSASGSGSASAASNGSSSTTAASSSTRSGSDSSSSTATSSRSSSSSSSTASGNAAPAVYQPGSWKKSAVVGGLIGLSFILSLA; encoded by the coding sequence ATGCCAGTTCAACAAAGAGACCTTTTTTCAGATATTAACAACATCATTAGTGCCGGTGTTGGTGTCGCCAATACAGTTGCTTCAGTTGGTGAAAACGTTTTTGTCACTTTGACTTCGGATGCTGCTGGCAATTGGCATAAGGCCACCTCCGGTGTGGTCGTGGAGTTCAATACTCTTACTTCCAAAGGTGCACAGGAATTCCATGTGGTGACAAGTTTAGCTGACGGAAAATTCTCAACAGTCACCAAAGGTGTGGTGTCAAATTGGGGCGAATTTACTAGTGAGATTGAATCCAAAAAAGATTCCTTAACAGCTGCTGCTGCCGCTGCCAGTGAAAGTGCCGCTTCCACAACAGGAACAGAAACCGCCAGTACCGATTCAGCTTCTGGTTCAGCTTCTGGTTCCGGTTCAGCTTCAGCTGCATCTAATGGTTCTTCCTCAACTACTGCAGCTTCCTCCTCAACCCGTTCAGGAAgtgattcttcttcttctactgCTACTTCAAGTAGAAGCTCCTCATCATCTAGTTCAACCGCAAGTGGTAATGCTGCACCAGCAGTTTACCAACCAGGTAGCTGGAAGAAATCTGCAGTTGTTGGCGGTTTGATTGGTTTGTCGTTTATTTTGAGCTTAGCTTGA
- a CDS encoding uncharacterized protein (Ortholog(s) have U6 snRNA binding, pre-mRNA binding activity and role in mRNA cis splicing, via spliceosome, spliceosomal snRNP assembly), producing the protein MSRKVSISSLTLSEPMTKPARVQVNPEDIDDLDKTQQVNNHQYNIWYSKSLSDANNKSTTKSKYRVRISTDQGFTKANKNTHICLFFSRGCCYLGSKCQYFHRLPKESDNFKPTQDCFGRDKTANYRDDMDGVGSLNKVNCTLYVGGIHIKPNTEQLLVKNFQEFGTVEKVRVLQGKGCAFVTMKTENQAQFAKEAMQSQSLVEGSNEVLYVRWANEDKNPAAQKQEKKRQQELAYDTVKQLLEQESNKKPRLENGAVNRIETINIDDESEDEGAVEDDEADDDIEETRVNSLSAGVKKNVSTHQANGTPESSSTSDENDHNTILRNSLLKDISRLKKKMVYKREEPYLTNLLVDYSSDEDDD; encoded by the coding sequence ATGTCTAGAAAAGTTTCAATAAGTTCACTTACCTTATCTGAACCAATGACAAAACCAGCAAGAGTACAAGTAAACCCTGAAGATATTGACGATCTTGATAAGACCCAACAAGTGaataatcatcaatataACATATGGTATTCCAAATCGTTGTCGGATGCAAACAATAAATCCACCACTAAACTGAAATACCGTGTTCGAATATCCACCGACCAAGGTTTTACAAAAGCAAACAAGAATACTCATATATGTTTATTTTTCAGTCGAGGATGTTGTTATTTAGGTTCAAAATGTCAATATTTCCATCGTTTACCAAAAGAATCTGACAATTTTAAACCAACACAAGATTGTTTTGGTCGAGATAAAACTGCCAACTATCGAGATGACATGGATGGTGTGGGATCATTGAATAAAGTAAATTGTACACTATACGTAGGTGGCATACATATCAAACCGAATACTGAGCAATTATTGgttaaaaattttcaagaatttggTACTGTTGAGAAAGTCAGAGTGTTGCAGGGTAAAGGTTGTGCATTTGTTACTATGAAAACTGAAAACCAAGCACAATTTGCTAAAGAAGCAATGCAAAGTCAATCCTTAGTGGAAGGTAGCAACGAAGTGTTGTATGTGAGATGGGCTAATGAAGATAAAAACCCTGCAGCTCAGAAGcaagagaagaaaagacAACAAGAATTGGCCTATGATACAGTTAAACAATTACTAGAACAGgaatcaaacaaaaaaccaAGATTGGAAAATGGAGCTGTGAATAGAATTGAAACCATAAacattgatgatgaacTGGAAGATGAAGGTGCtgttgaagatgatgaagcAGACGATGATATTGAGGAAACGAGGGTCAATTCTCTTTCAGCGGGggtaaagaaaaatgtaTCAACTCATCAAGCTAATGGGACACCTGAATCAAGCTCTACTTCAGATGAAAATGATCACAATACAATACTCCGAAACTCCCTCTTGAAAGATATTTCtagattgaaaaagaaaatggtATATAAAAGAGAAGAGCCTTATTTGACCAACCTACTAGTCGACTACTCtagtgatgaagatgatgattga
- a CDS encoding uncharacterized protein (Has domain(s) with predicted FMN binding, catalytic activity, oxidoreductase activity and role in oxidation-reduction process): protein MENNNTIPALFQPIKISDSITLPNRIGVSPMCMYSSSPTDNQATSFHFVHYGSFAVRGPALIILESIFVSENSGLSIHDLGLWNDDQAHSLRKIVDFIHDQDGICCIQLNHAGRKIVEGVPFQQIQHGWQEHCVGPSTEPFSDSHNTPRELTVNEINSIVEDFANAAWRAVEISKFDAIEIHCANGCLIHQFLSKLTNKRADQYGGSFENRVRFLLQIIENIKRKIETPIFLKFPMSDNCSDPEAWSTEDALKLADLVIDLGVKVIDVTSGGNVAHCKSRYLLNDDKQLPSQVPLARKLKSHIRNRCLIACSGGLDRDIFKLDEFIANGDFDIALIGKGFLKNTGLISRIADQLQAQFRTAPQYKLALS from the coding sequence AtggaaaacaacaatactaTACCGGCATTATTTCAACCCATAAAGATCAGTGACTCGATCACATTACCTAATAGAATTGGTGTTTCACCAATGTGCATGTATTCATCGTCACCAACTGACAATCAAGCCACTCTGTTTCATTTTGTTCATTATGGATCATTTGCTGTACGTGGACCAGCATTAATCATTTTAGAGAGTATCTTTGTGTCCGAAAATTCCGGATTATCCATTCATGATTTAGGTCTTTGGAATGATGATCAAGCTCACAGTTTACggaaaattgttgattttattcATGATCAAGACGGAATTTGCTGTATACAATTGAATCACGCTGGGCGAAAGATTGTTGAAGGGGTACCATTCCAACAAATACAACATGGTTGGCAAGAACATTGTGTGGGGCCATCTACTGAGCCATTTAGTGATTCACACAATACACCACGAGAATTGACTgttaatgaaataaattcaattgtggAAGACTTTGCCAATGCAGCTTGGCGGGCTGTGGAAATCTCAAAATTCGATGCCATTGAAATACATTGTGCTAATGGATGTTTAATACACCAATTTTTAAGTAAATTGACAAACAAGAGAGCTGACCAATACGGGGGCTCATTTGAAAACAGAGTTAGATTTCTTTTACAAATAATTGAGAATATAAAACGAAAGATAGAAACACCGATTTTCTTAAAGTTTCCAATGTCAGATAATTGTAGTGATCCGGAAGCGTGGTCTACGGAAGATGCATTGAAGTTGGCCGATcttgttattgatttagGAGTAAAGGTGATCGACGTTACATCAGGTGGAAATGTTGCGCATTGCAAATCTAGATATCTATTAAATGACGACAAACAACTACCTTCTCAAGTGCCCTTGGCTCGTAAATTGAAAAGCCACATTAGAAACCGATGTTTGATCGCATGCAGTGGAGGATTAGATCGAGACATATTTAAACTCGATGAGTTTATTGCTAATGGTGACTTTGATATAGCATTGATAGGTAAAGGATTTCTCAAAAACACTGGATTGATCAGCCGTATTGCTGACCAATTGCAAGCACAATTCAGAACAGCACCTCAATATAAGTTGGCCTTATCATAA